The Salmo trutta unplaced genomic scaffold, fSalTru1.1, whole genome shotgun sequence sequence taccagtaaggaggagactcagcatagaggaggagactcagcatgaagggttaaataccagtaaggaggagactcagcataaagggttaataccagtaaggaggagactcagcataaagggttaataccagtaaggaggagactcagcataaagggttaataccagtaaggaggagactcagcataaagggttaataccagtaaggaggagacatcggcataaagggttaaataccagcagCTTGTGTGAATATGTCTTGGTCTCATGCAGCTGTGACTCAGTGGgggaataaacttggtttgagctttacttATAGTCTTTTACTTATAGTTTTTACTCTTTATTTAGAACTTAAcacaggtgtaaaagaaacacaaaCAAGACAAGTAGGAGCGcagtggattatggtcattgtagttaattacagcATTTTATGCACTAAACTTTtaagaatattggcctgttggaaactacaactccctactacatcacacagttcagtctgggtctgatttatctctagagaaactacaactccctactacatcacacagttcaggctgggtctgatttatctctagagaaactacaactccctactacatcacacagttcaggctgggtctgatttatctctagagaaactacaactccctactacattacacagttcagtctgggtctgatttatctccagaaactacaactccctactacatcacacagttcaggctgggtctgatttatctctagagaaactacaactccctactacattacacagttcagtctgggtctgatttatctctagactTGCTCTAGACACTCGCTTGCTTGCCCCAATTCAGGGAACCGTTGATCTACTTCAGAGGAACTGTGTCTAGAgtgatttcctgttgttttgatTCCTCACTGGAAAACTAGaataactaaatcaaatcaaagtttatttgtcacgtgcgacaaatacaacaggtgtagattttacagtgaaatgcttactacaggctctaaccaatagtgcgaaaaaaggtatgtgtgtgtgtctgtgtgtgtgtgtgtgtgtctgtgtgtgtgtgtgtgtgtgtgtgtgtgtgtgtgtgtgtgtgtgtgtgtaagtaaagaaataaaacaacagtaaaaatacatttgaaaagaagagtagagaggctataacaggcaccggttagtcaggctgattgaggtagtatgtacatgtaggtatggttaaagtgactatgcatatatgatgaacagagagtagcagtagcgaggctatatacagacaccggttagtcaggcttattgaggtagtatgtacatgtaggtatggttaaagtgactatgtatatatgatgaacagagagtagcagtagcaaggctatatactgacaccggttagtcaggctgattgaggtagtatgtacatgtaggtatggttaaagtgactatgtatatatgatgaacagagagtagcagtagcaaggctatatacagacaccggttagtcaggctgattgaggtagtatgtacatgtaggtatggttaaagtgactatgtatatgatgaacagagagtagcagtagcaaggctatatacagacaccggttagtcaggctgattgaggtagtatgtacatgtaggtatggttaaagtgactatgtatatatgatgaacagagagtagcagtagcaaggctatatacagacaccggttagtcaggctgattgaggtagtatgtacatgtaggtatggttaaagtgactatgtatatatgatgaacagagagtagcagtagcaaggctatatacagacaccggttagtcaggctgattgaggtagtatgtacatgtaggtatggttaaagtgactatgtatatatgatgaacagagtagcagtagcaaggctatatactgacaccggttagtcaggctgattgaggtagtatgtacatgtaggtatggttaaagtgactatgtatatatgatgaacagagagtagcagtagcaaggctatatacagacaccggttagtcaggctgattgaggtagtatgtacatgtaggtatggttaaagtgactatgtatatatgatgaacagagtagcagtagcaaggctatatacagacaccggttagtcaggcttattgcggtagtatgtaaatgtaggtatggttaaagtgactatgcatatatgatgaacagagagtagcagtagcgtaaaaagaggggttggcaggtggtgggacaCAGTGCAGATAGCCGGGTTAGCCAATgcgtgggagcactggttggtcgggccaattgaggtagtatgtacatgaatgtatagttaaagtgactatgcatataagataaacagagagtagcagcagcataaaagaggggttgggggggggcacacaatgcaaatagtccgggtaaccatttggttacctgttcaggagtcttatggcttgggggtaaaaactgttgagaagcctttttgttctagacttggcactccggtaccgcttgccatgcggtagtagagagaacagtctatgactggggtggctggggtctgtgacaatttttagggtcttcctctgacaccgcctggtgtagaggtgctGGATGgtaggcagctttgccccagtgatgtactgggccgtacgcacaaccctctgaagtgccttgcggtcggaggccgagcaattgccgtaccaggcagtgatgcaaccggtcaggatactctcgatgttgcagctgtagaaccttttgaggatctcaggacccatgccaaatctttttagcttcccgagggggaataggctttgtcgtgccctcttcacgactgtcttcgtgtgtttggaccattctagtttgttgttgatgtggacaccaaggaatttgaagctctcaacctgctccactacagccccgttgatgagaatggggacgtgctcagtgctccttttcctgtagtccacaatcatctccttagtcttggttacgttgagggataggttgttattctggcaccacccggccaggtctctgacctcctccctataggctgtctcgtcgttgtaggtgatcaggcctaccactgttgtgtcgtcagcaaacttaatgatggtgttggagtcatgcctggccatgcagtcgtgggagaacagggagtacaggagaggactgagcacgcacccctggggagctccagtgttgaggatcagcgtggcagatgtgttgctacctaccctcaccacctgggggcggcccatcaggaagtccaggatccagttgcagagggaggtgtttagtcccaggttccttagcttagtgatgagctttgagggtactatgatgttgaacgctgagctgtagtcaatgaatagcattctcacataagtgttccttttgtccaggtgggaaagggcagtgtggagtgcaatagagatcgcatcatctgtggatctgtttgggcggtatgcaaattggagtgggtctagggtttctgggataatggtgttgatgtgagccattaccagcctttcaaagcacttcatggctacagacgtgagtgctacgggtctgtagtcatttaggcaggttgcctttgtgttcttgggcacagggactatggtggtctgcttgaagcatgttggtattacagactcaatcagggacatgttgaaaatgtcagtaaagacacctgccagttggtcagcacatgcctggagcacacttcctggtaatccatctggccccgcagccttgtgtatgttgacctgtttaaaggtcttactcacgtcggctacggagagcgtgatcacacagtcgtccggaacagctgatgctctcatgcatgcctcattgttgcttgcctcgaagcaagcatagaagtgatttagctcgtcttgtaggctcgtgtcactgggcagctcgcggctgtgcttccctttgtagtctgtaatagtttgcaagccctgccacatccgacgagcgtcggagccggtgtagtacgattcgatcttagtcctgtattgacgctttgcctgtttgatggttcgtcgcagggcatagcgggatttcttgtaagcttccgggttagagtcccgcaccttgaaagcagcagctctatcctttagctcagtgcgaatgttgcctgtaatccatggcttctggttggggtatgtacgtacagtcactgtggggacgacgtcctcaatgcaattattgataaagccagtgactgatgtggtgtattcctcaatgtcatcggaagaatctcagaacatgttccagtctgtgatagcaaaacagtcctgtagtttagcatctgcttcatctgaccatttttttatagactgagtcactggtgcttcctgctttaatttttgcttgtaagcaggaatcaggatgataaagttgtggtcggatttaccaaatggagggcgagggagagctttgtctctgtgtgtggagtacaggtgatctagaattgttttccctctagttgcacatttaacatgttgatagagatttggtagaactgatttaagtttccctgcattaaaatctccggccactaggagcgccgcctctgggtgagtggtttcctgtttgcttatttccttatacagctgactgagtgcggtcttcgtgccagcatctgtctgtggtggtaaataaacagccacgaaaagtatagctgagaactctctaggcaagtagtgtggcctgcaatttatcacaatatactctacttcaggcgagcaaaatctagagacttccttagatttcatgcaccagctgttgtttacaaatatgcacagaccgcccccctctcgtcttaccggagtgtgctgttctatcctgccggtgcagcgtgtatcacgctagctgaatatccatgtcgtcattcagccacgattccgtgaaacataggatattacagttgttgatgtcccgttggtaggatattcgtgaacGTAccttgtctagtttattgtccaatgattgcacgttggcgagtaatattgacggtaatggcagctttcctactcgccttctgcgggtccGGACGAGGCATTCGGCTCTTCGTCCTCTGCGTCGCTTCCTTTTGCGAATAGTTAGGATGTcggccctgtggggtgtttggagaatatcgtctgagtcctgcttgttgttgttgttgaaaaaatctttgtctaatccgaggtgagtgatcactgtcctgatatccagaagctcttttctgcagtaagatacggttgcagaaacattttgtacaaaataatttacCAATATCGCGAAAGaaaacataatagcacaattggttaggagaccgtaaaacggcagccatctcctccggagCCATTTCTGAGTTAAAAGCGTTACcaagcggttgatttgcgatgatgacacaaacattacattgagcaggacattcaaacaagccttacaattataatccaaagtagtgtgaaatgcactcatacgcaacctggaaatggaggttactcccctgagttttcccccattcacattcagaatacattgtgaaaaactattgGTTTCcttattagcagggaggtgtttctgcaatcaaattgtgtgcgcattgccctcgtgctgcaattttattaaacacagaaaggggcctgtattggagaccaaaagtcgtctggcacactgcttaggatttcagcaactttaactttcttctagcctacaatcatcgatgttactactaaaatatgactattcttgctaattttaagacaattgtcaaataatcattacattcattacagatgtcaATTGCATGGctacatcatggctacgctgttggcatcacttttacagtggattaccgctgttgcgggcctttaaccatctgtctgactttgttgttcacacaggagagagacgtgactatcgtgggtCCTCTaaggagcctcaacaacctcatgatgctgacaaggcagagaagagtctctccacattagaacacctcaagaaaaatcctcagagatccacagggaagagaactcaccgctgctctgactgtgggaagagttttgtttcttCAGGACATTTAAagtcacaccagagaatacacacgggagagaaaccttatagctgtgctcaatgtgggaagagttttactacatctggccagctgactttacaccagagaacacactcaggagagaaatcttatagctgtggtcaatgcaGGAAGacttttgttcaatctggccagctgacattacaccagagaacacacacaggagagaaaccttatagctgtgatcaatgtgggaagagttttgctgcatctagcaatctgactcaacaccagagaatacacacaggagagaaaccatatagctgtgatcaatgtgggaagagtttttctgcatctagcagtctgactaaacaccagagaatacacacaggagagaaaccatatagctgtgatcaatgtgggaagagttttgctgcatctagcaatctgactctacaccagagaatacacacaggagagaaatcttatagctgttatcaatgtgggaagagttttggtcaatcttgccagttgacttcacaccagagaacacacacaggagagaaatcttatagctgtggtcaatgcgGGAAGacttttgttcaatctggccagctgacgttacaccagagaacacacacaggagagaaatcttatagctgtgatcaatgtgggaagagttttgctgcatctagcaatctgactcaacaccaaagaatacacacaggagagaaaccctatagctgtgatcaatgtgggaagagttttggtcaatctgggcagctgactgtacaccagaaaacacacaccggagagaaaccttatagctgtgctcaatgtgggaagagatgcaCCCAGTCAGCAGACCTTAAAaaacatgagagaatacatacaggagagaaaccttatagctgtgctcaatgtggaaagagttttgctgcatctagcgctctgactcaacaccagagaacacacacaggagaatagtattttagctgtgatcattgtgggaagagttttggtcaatctgggaaGCTGACTGTACACAggagagtacacacaggagactgTACATAggagagtacacacaggagactgtacacaggagagaaaccgtatagctgtggtcaatgtgggaagagttttgtttcatctaGCGGTCTGAcagtacacaagagaacacacacaggagagaaatcttatagctgtgaccagagattctccggtaaaagacatctgatcaaacatcagaaaatacatgaatgagttgtttcatgatttcaatgaattaatgtcacaatgtagaatgttttaacattgtagaaggagtattttaatgatgtcacaatgtagaaccctaaacgtgtgtcccctgttctattgatttcaacatgatatggatattatcctcagggggaaaatccagactctgaaatggaagagttactatttatgtgatttaacaaaaaagtgactaacaaaaaaagagttgttacacttaccacgttggtgacccactggaatcaaaatgcaacaattcaaaatgtatctggctgttttctacaaattgtcctctaaccagtgatgtacacattattcccagattccgtgtggtttttgagctgttagttttaacaggatgtACTCCCTCTCTCGCGCGATAtaagtgatgacaaataagtgttgtgtttctCTTAGTGTTGGGGACACAAactcaaaatgtagctgactgtcttctgcaggttgtcctctaaccagtgaggtaaaagatgtctcccatttccatgtgtttattTTTAGTTGTGaaagtttcaacagcacgtacagcctgatttcccccctaatcgatatcagtgatttaatTTCAATGTACTTACAGCCTATACACATGGtcgcagtataataaattggtctataattaattttattaacaatcctacatcactccagcatttcttgacaacattcaagtgctaattgtctttattccactactgaagaagcatgactcaaatcacctcatatttcaaacatccagcctgacaaaagatacgttttattatttcatgcctcacccttaagttaattattgccaataaatattaacaaaggggtgttcATTTGcttttcatatttacaattcatgtaacgtttagtaatcataattatttatgcaatcaactgaccatttttgggtacaattatattgacattgctgccctgcttttagaatatcagggttcattctcagatgtgccaacccaaatgtactagagcatgacattggggactgggccccgatccaacaacatgcctatctagtgaaccctgaaaagagagagaagctctgcagtgaggtggaacgttactacggatattgcaggagtttgctcttgaaatcagacatgactaatacaatttcattttagtttcgtttgggctcgttccaaggggacgagagatctagaagctagtgagttttaggaagatgagagttctagaagctagtgggttttaggaagactagagttctagaagctagtgacttttaggaagacgagagttctagaagctagtgagttttaggaagacgagagttctagaagcttgtgagttttaggattctatataaagaaaaaggagaaaaaaataatcctattgtatattattatttaaatacgtgtttttttcatgtttttaattgttgacatccagtagacaccatgtttatattggtgaaggtgaagcattgtagttgattataatgtgaaatggaagttgttttctgttggtggtgagcaaacttgtcctaaagaaatgtaggatatatttgttgtcttaaaggggaaggtgttacaggctttggtttttccatttatgttttgaggttggactttagcacgtctagctcgttagcacgtctagctcgttagctcgttagcacgtctagctcgttagcacgtctagctcgtcagcacgtctagctcgttagcccgtctagcccgtctagcccgtctagctcgttagcacgtctagcttgttagcacgtctagctcgttagcacatctagctcgttagcacgtaggacgcactgattggtgtcacctcgttagtcagtatgtgttacacctgtgctggcttgtccatctcgttagtgggaaggtgtttcacctgagctggtccaggttctatttaagagtgtctggcccagtgctccagttgtcttgatacatgtggagagtcaacacctttagttgctccacctttttggtttgcttcctgtctttaagtttggtgtgggtttttcttttgttttcctcttcttgggcagatttagtgggtctcatggtgggtgtcttttaggtcccagttgttgttactagtcaactttcagtggacaccctcatagtgtctttcagagcccctcctataAAACAAGCTTGTAGTTTGGGTTGGacattgcatccaattaatattttaatcaacgGAATTTCCTTAGGGTGCCAATTAGTCTTTAAGATGTTAATTtacttttttatcctcttatgtttgttgtgtactaaatattagTTTTTCTCCCCTGTGaaaccattgtgttgcatccatgtctgaaatgtgctgtataaataaagcttgatttgatttgaacatattgcaaaacaaattaacccaatgaccgACAATCAACATactcttgcaaaaccaattaacaaatatgtgcaaaagcaacacatattggtccatcttagtatgaaaaagtataaattcagtatatcttccaATGTCAAAATAGTGCAAATGGTATGCAtgtttagtatcacttttcaaccaacccagttcatttgttgaaaatgaaaaatgttgaACTCAACAATACATCAGAGGATATTATGTTGAAAAtgattcaactactgaaaactgaaacaaacaaatggatcattCCCAcctttccagcctgctgaaggcgtggtggagtggtaaacaccacccccggctctaccaggggcttgaggtggtctcccacagctctgattatgtcatgttctgtggccttgctgttccattacttgactgcccctgcaacacagaaacacatttagtcatattatataaaacactcaaagtaatggatatggagcatctatggcctcagttacacctggcacctaaatgtgacttctgtcatccgatcactccaaactgcattaggttcagatctaccaggatgggcttttgacatagtctggatgcagtcaggccactgaatataaataagcaatgtaaagagatggggtgaatgaggggaaaaatacgttttacacaaattaccttcatattaacaaagaacaaatgtgtgcctgaggggaaattaactttcatacagccaaaaggggtaagaaattacaccaatttcagtggacaatttgcactaatgtaaataaacatggatgatggaacatattaccTTTTGCTGaggtgatgaaccgctaaggggacataaatatttaccatctaaaccatgtgtgaccttacacctctctggctgtagaagtgttcttcctaaccagtccctcaacagctctctgactgagctccaccctcactgggtcttcagaggagaggaaggctgaggagggatggaaggatgaatggatcagtcactcaataaagtgtagagctgctgtctatgctgtctgacaaaatccctattttagtagttcattaaagtaaataaggctttatgactgctgaataccaactatcaatcacttagatcatgtattttcaggtagagatacatccttgggacgtccctagcccgttgaagttgccatttaaaatggttaaggtaggggttaaggttagggtttagggtagggatgtcccaaggatcccagatagcactgaccattgtgcattcttctgtctcttttacatagcaggtgatgggttctgaacttgaaaatatgaaatatccttattcatgtcactgtttGAGGGGAATGTAgaacgtttacattctgtcagaatGTGTTATTGTTAGACGTCAGGGATCCTCTggaaggagaagggccacagtctggaacaagtcaacaggacagccgtgaggtggggaggagaagggccacagtctggaacaagtcaacaggacagccgtgaggtggggaggagaagggccacagtctggaacaagtcaacaggacagccgtgaggtggggaggagaagggccacagtctggatcaagtcaacaggacagccgtgaggtggggaggagtgaggaatttagGCTGAGGTCAGGTCAGGTGAAGTGAGGAAGAACTCATGTGACTAAagttctgcctagcaacagaggtgtaattcaacatcagttcaccgtctcacctcatactgtattggagcagcagcagctgactgcccagttcaacatcagttcaccgtctcacctcatactgtattggagcagctgactgcccggttcaacatcagttcaccgtctcacctcatactgtattggagcagctgactgcccggttcaacatcggTTCACCgcctcacctcatactgtattggagcagaaGCAGCTGACTgtccggttcaacatcagttcaccgtctcacctcatactgtattggagcagcagcagctgactgcccggttcaacatcagttcaccgccTCACcacatactgtattggagcagcagcagctgactgcccggttcaacatcagttcaccgtctcacctcatactgtattggagcagcagcagctgactgcccggttcaacataagttcaccgtctcacctcatactgtattggagcagcagcagctgactgcccggttcaacatcggttcaccgtctcacctcatactgtattggag is a genomic window containing:
- the LOC115186447 gene encoding zinc finger protein 420-like; translated protein: MEHRIHTGQKSYSCGQCGKSFGRSGQLVSHQRTHTGEKPYSCGQCGTSFATSSALTLHQRIHTGEKPYSCGQCGKSFGRSDNLLSHQRTHTGEKPFSCGQCGTGFATSKALTLHQRTHTGEKPYSCGQCGKRFTASSSLTSHQRIHTGEKPYICGQCGKSFGRNGALIVHQRIHTGEKSYSCGQCGKNFAASRTLTLHQRTHTGEKPYSCDQCGKSFTTSWYLTIHQRIHTGEKPYRCSDCGKSFVSSGHLKSHQRIHTGEKPYSCAQCGKSFTTSGQLTLHQRTHSGEKSYSCGQCRKTFVQSGQLTLHQRTHTGEKPYSCDQCGKSFAASSNLTQHQRIHTGEKPYSCDQCGKSFSASSSLTKHQRIHTGEKPYSCDQCGKSFAASSNLTLHQRIHTGEKSYSCYQCGKSFGQSCQLTSHQRTHTGEKSYSCGQCGKTFVQSGQLTLHQRTHTGEKSYSCDQCGKSFAASSNLTQHQRIHTGEKPYSCDQCGKSFGQSGQLTVHQKTHTGEKPYSCAQCGKRCTQSADLKKHERIHTGEKPYSCAQCGKSFVGDTNSKCS